The following nucleotide sequence is from Zea mays cultivar B73 chromosome 1, Zm-B73-REFERENCE-NAM-5.0, whole genome shotgun sequence.
GATACTCCCTATAGTCATTATTACTTTACATTTCTTACAGCAAAATACAACCTCATGGTGTTCGATAAAAAAAATACAACCTCATGACAATTTGGCTGTCTGAAATTTCAATTGATATTAACCATAGGTAGTATTTGACGATGCTATCATATGACCATCCTTTTATGTGATCTGTACTATTATATTCTTCAGGTTCTATCTGATCAAGACAAAAGATCATTATATGATCGCTTTGGAGAAGAGGGGCTCAGCGGTGACTACAGAAATGGAGATATTGGCACACATGGGGTACACAATTTATTTAGCACTAAGTCATTTTCCTTTTTGACCAGTTTGATTATTATATTGGAATATAAATCTATTTTCCTTTAGCTGCTGATACGGGCTAATCTCTTGGGAGTGCGTAGGGGAGAGTGGGGCAGGGATCTGGATTGGGGAAGGGATCTCAACCGTTGAGTTTTCCTGGCCTGTATTCAATTTCGATGTCGTAGCCAAACAGTTTGCTGACTCGTGTGCTGTGATATGGTGGACAATCGCTGATCAAGTAAATACTTCAAGCTGAAATGATTTGTTCGAACTGTGAAAGCTCGGCCCCAAATGTAAGGTCTCCAATGACGAACCGCCTTGACGAGCCCAATTAGCTCGCGCTCGTAGGCTGGTAATTTCTGATGTTGAGGAGCCACTGCTCGGCTGAATAGGCGATAGCACCATCACCCTGGTGGAGGACTGTGCCAAAACCAGTCCCTGAAGCATCACAATCAATGACGAATCGCTTTGCGAAATCTGGGAGCTGAAGAATAGGTGCTGTCATCAGTGCTTGTTTCAGCAGATGGAAGGCTTCTTCGGCTTCAGTTGTCCATCAGAATGCCTCCCTCTTCAGTAGGGCAGTAAGGGGGGCAGCTACTGCGCCATATCCCGCAATAAATTTGCGGTAGTAGCCCGTAAGGCCAAGGAAACCACGCAATGCCAGCAGGGATTGGGGCTGGGGCCATGCCTCCACTGCTGCTACCTTTACGGAATCCATGGCGACACCGTCCTCAGATATGATGTGGCCAAGGTAGGGGACTGTCGGCTCGCCAAATGAGCACTTGGACCGTTCGAGGGCCAGCTTGTGCTCTCTGAGAACCTGGAATAGTGGAATATCTGTTTGACATGTTGCAAATTTGCTGTCCAAGATGGGCTGTAGACTAGAATGTCATCAAAGAAGACGAGGACAAATTTGCGGATGAAAGGGCGAAGAACAGAATTTATCAATGACTGAAAAGTGGACAGTGCATTGGTGAGTCCAAACTACATTACCAAGAATTCATAATGTCCGTGGTGTGTCCAAAACACAGTTTTTTCGATGTCATTTGGATGCATGCGCACCTGATGATAACCACTCCGTAGGTCGAGCTTTGTGAAGAATTTTGCCTCGCGAAGTTAATGCAGCAACTCATCAACTACTGGGATGGGAATTTTATCCTTCACTATCTTCATGTTAAGTTCACGATAACCAATACAAAATCTCCAAGTGCCATCTGCCTTTTTGACTAGCAATACATATGATGAGAAGGCTGATTTGCATTCCCTGATAATGTCTTGCTGCACCATCGCAACACACTGACACTCGATCTCATCTTTTAAGAGTGGTGGGTAGCGGTAAGGCCGCACTGCTACTGGCGTTGTTCCTGGCAGCAACCTTATGTGATGGTCATGGTAACGTGGGGGAGGAAGGCCCTGGGGCTCAGTGAAAATGTCGGAGTAGGAAATGAGCAGAGCGTCCAGAACCGGCCTTGAATCCAGCAACTGTTGCCCACCAATGCCTGTCCAATGTACCCGGTGGCCCTGGTGCCAAAACTCCATCGCCAGTTTGGAGAAGTTCCACAGAATCGGACCAAGGGAGCGCAACCACTGCACCCCTAAGACGTAAGACCATGTCGAAGCCGCCGTCCAGAGGTAGGGGATAGCAGGTTGCAGTGAAGATTGTCCCCTCGATTGATAGAGTAGCCTTGTCACAAATTCCATTGCTTGCCACCTGATCACCATTTGCTATCTTGACTGTGAGACCTGGCCTAGGCGTCACTTGGAGCCCAAGTCGCGATGTGATGGATCTGCGGATGAAAGTGTGGGTGGACCCTGTGTCTACCAATGCCACCAAGGACTGTCCATTGATGGTAACCTGAAGCTTCATTGTGTCGGCCACATCAATCCCGGTAATGGCGTGCAGTGAGATGCCCAATTCAGTTGTTTCTTCTAGTTCCTCATCGTCAACCATCTCCAACAAGTATACACCCCCTTTGGTTGCGCATTTGTGATCAGCAGAGTACTTCTCAGAACAATTGTAGCACTCACCATTAGCCCTTTTGGTTGCAAGTTCTTCCGGGGACAGGCGACAAAAACCTTGGTTTGGCCGCTGGAGATTTGGACAGGGAGGTAGTCAGAGATGGCTTGGCTGTCAGTGGTCCTGTGGTCCTGCTGCACGGCTTGGCTTGTTATCTGGGTGACTCTAGAGCACACATATCTCATAAGCTCTGGCCAGTCTCATGGCTGTCTGCAGATCTATGGGCGCATGAAGTTCCACGTCGGTGCGCAGTGGCTGTCCCAGGCCAGCTGTGAACATGTTGGTCCGCACTTGCTGCGAGAGTCCAGTGCAGTGACACAGCAAGGCGAGGAACTGCTGCTGGTAATCTTCCACCGACACCATGCGATACAAGTCCTTGAGGTCTGCCATGCTGTTGGTGCGTAGAGGTGGCCCAAAACGCATGTGTACAAACTCGACGAAGCGCGCCCATGGCAAGAGCCCATAGTCGGCTTCCAGGGTGCAGTACCATTCTGCCGCCTGCTCGTCCTTGTGGAGAGACGCCATCCATACTCGTTCATCGGCGGGTGTCCCCATGCCGCGGAAGTATGTCCGGCATTTGTTGATCAAGGGAAGAGGATCCCCCACACCATTGTAGCAGGGAAAGTTGATCTTAGGTGGGCGGGGTGCGTCCTCATGTTGATGGCCGCGACCGCCGCCACCATGTCCCTGCCGCGTAGATGGGTGGGAGGTCTCCGTCTCGGCGCTGGCAGGTGTGGTGTCCTCCAGACGCGGCAGACGCTGGTCATGGCTGTCCATGTGCGTGTTGAGGGTGGCCGTCTGCGCTAGAAGTAGATCTGGGAGTCGGTCAGGATCTTAGGATCGGAATCAGAGGCGGGCATGATGGCCGATCCTCCGGAGGTCTCTAATACCAAATTGATATGAGCTAATCTCTTGGGAGTGCGTAGGGGAGAGTGGAGGAGGGATCTGGATTGGGGAAGGGATCTCAGGGGATATGGACTGCGGCTGGTGGTCGGAGCTCCGACGGCACCGTCGTTGGCTGTGTAACCAGCCACGGTGACCAAGGAGCCGCCCATAGCCGGGGACTCTTTTTCCTTGATAAAAAACCCTAGTACAAACTACTTGGGCCCTTATAGATGACATGCACCTTATTCTCCAGGATAATTCACAAGCATTATCCCCAGCTAACTGACCAGCCTTATCTAATGGAACTACCAAGCCTTATCTGATCCTTATAATCCGGATTCAGTTAAGACTTGTTACGCCTATACTGCCGACCATAGAAGGAGTCGATAACAGCTGCTCTTTTTTCTGTAGCCAACACCCTCTTTGTTGGTAAGGTGCATTTATGCCCACCAGTTAATGTAATAGCAGTAAGAACTGTTCAATTTGATGTTCTTATGGGTGGACTTACTGGCTTCTCACCTTACCTTTAGCGAATGTTTTGATCTTGGAAACTCCACTTCTACATCAACCTGATTTTCTTTGATTGAGAAAATGGAAAACTGCTAGTTAATAGAGGAGTCATAGTTTGAATTTTTTGATGGACTTGATCATACAAGTTTTGTTTGATTTTGCAGATTGATCCATATGAACTCTTCAATGCTTTCTTTGGTAGTTCCGACAAACTTTTTGGGGATAGTATGGGGTCTGGGGGATTTCATTATAGTGCAGAAGCAAAGGACAATAGGGCACTTAACATCAGGTAACACTTTCAACTTAGCACCGTATCAGAATGTTAGATCTTGAATAGCTATTTACAACTCATTTTCCACTTTACAGCTATAatctgctcctttcttttgaagagtCCATCCTCGGAGGCAAACGTGAAATCAATGTTTTTCGCCATGAAACATGTGGCACCTGCCATGGAACTGGAGCTAAATGTAGCAATGACATTACAGAATGCACCCGATGCAGAGGTCAAGGCAGGTTGATGAAAACTCAAAGGACACCTTTTGGTATAGTTTCTCAGGTGTAGTTATTTCTTcgtgaaatcgatgtcttggaatAACTTTTAATGCTTCAACCACATCTGTACTTTCTCCCAAGAAAATGTTATTAATGGATTTGTCATctatttctttttttttgttaaaTCCAAATGAGAAGAACCAGCAACAAAATGTATGATATTACTTGGTGTGTGTAACCTATTTAACATTATTGCTAACTTACTGTTTGCTCCATTTTTATAGTTTTATTTACTGAAGTTCAACATAATATAGCTTACGCAATATCTTATGTTGCTGCGTTCTGTAGATATCTTCATGCTTAAATTGTGAAGGCAGCGGGAAGGTAATTACTGAACATTGCACAGAATGTTACGGTTCGGGCAGAGTCCAAATTGAACGCATTATCAAAGTAGATATAcctggaggtattgatgatggctCCACCATTCGAATTAGTGGTGGAGGTAATGTTGATAAGCAAAGGTAAGCATTGGTTAGCTGTTATATAATCTCTTAGTCATGTATCATTTGTGTAGTTTGTTATATGTTTGATTTGAGTAACCTATTTAAAGCTACGCTACTATAATCTTTATGAGATGACAAGGTGGTGATTGAATTGCATAACTGAGTAATACCACCTGATGAAATGTTAGCCCCATTTCAGTTATTACTAAAATTGGTTCATGACCACACCTACCTCATTTAAATAGACAGCCCCATTTCAGAATTACATGTTATGCATTTCTATCTTATTGTGCAGGGGTGCAAGTGGTGACCTGTATATATTTGTTCGCGTTAATAAAAAACAAGGCATCCACAGAGATGGTCTCAATCTGTACTCAGATGCTTCAGTTGATTATACTGATGTGATTTTAGGTACCACAGTGAAGGTTAGCTGTTAATTCGATTTCAGGAACATCATTCATATTATATTATTATGCCTTCTCAAACATGCAAGAGAGTTGTATATCATTATATTAAGCAGAAATATGCCTTGTATACCAATACCATGTGTTGTCAAAATAAATACGAATTTGACGTGTGTTTGATGAACTCAAGTCTAACTTATGTCAATTCCATAGTTCTGGCAACATTCTTATTCAGTTTTAGCAAACCTCCCAGTTCAGCTTAACCTAGCTAGTAAGTTTATTTTTTCAGGTTGAAACAATAGAAGGACTCAAGGATCTTCACATTCCTCCTGGCACCCAGCCTGGAGAGAACTTAAAATTTTCTCAGCTGGGAGTTCCCGACATTAAGAAGCCTAATGTCAGAGGAGATCACTACTTCATGATAAAGGTGAAAATCCCGAAGAGTATCAGGTTCAAATTCTGGCACTTTTTaacagctttcctaattagtcagccaagggcgtcccataccacccttgtggtagcacttttttttcgggtggttctccatgatccaattaacatgatgatcttatcatgaacaataattaaaacaacaacataattggaacatgatcataataaaacattaattttccaaaaccaggtagagcaatagcaaatgtacccaatagttcatctgtttgcaaggtgggggataacaatactagggaaacctattaggtcccatcaaattaacctgagcatgtcacagtgattagcatgaacattattaggtaaagaaaagtgatcaagggcacaacttgcttcaGACTCAAGATTCCCAGGCACCAGCTTGGTCTTCAAGATTCTCGTAatctcgctgctagtcgtagcaatacaaacaaacatgttataagcaaaattaacatcacaccaaacataagaacaaacttcatataatattctacgcatcgtaactAGATCCtaagttcgagaaccactaaaatcggagttacgattaaagaGCCCTTGGTCTGA
It contains:
- the LOC100382193 gene encoding Chaperone protein dnaJ A7A, chloroplastic, with product MNKSPEAEEKFKEISAAYEVLSDQDKRSLYDRFGEEGLSGDYRNGDIGTHGIDPYELFNAFFGSSDKLFGDSMGSGGFHYSAEAKDNRALNISYNLLLSFEESILGGKREINVFRHETCGTCHGTGAKCSNDITECTRCRGQGRLMKTQRTPFGIVSQISSCLNCEGSGKVITEHCTECYGSGRVQIERIIKVDIPGGIDDGSTIRISGGGNVDKQRGASGDLYIFVRVNKKQGIHRDGLNLYSDASVDYTDVILGTTVKVETIEGLKDLHIPPGTQPGENLKFSQLGVPDIKKPNVRGDHYFMIKVKIPKSISGQERLLVEELAALKKAQNISVPEPTKIENFRERNHHPSAKRRSFWGRVWNFFRDDKGDKRFASISVQPIIPGWNSCRGTDTAVPLLLKGFLMTAIFLFVIRSKLRYTGKRIDRPTQAEIPVEPE